TAATCAGAAGGTTTTTGGAGATAAGACGGGTGTGGACGCGCAGTTTGTCCAGGACAACCATTCTCGCTCAATGCAAAACGTGCTGCGCGGGCTGCACTATCAGATTCAGCAACCCCAAGGGAAGCTGGTACGGGTCATCCAGGGTGCCATCTTTGACGTTGCGGTCGATTTGCGCCGACAATCGCCCACTTTCGCACAGTGGGTGGGTTGGGAGATAAGCGCCGAAAACCGCCGCCAGATTTGGGTTCCGCCTGGTTTTGCCCACGGTTTTGTGGTGCTGTCGGAAGCGGCAGAGGTGCTGTATAAAACGACGGACTATTACGCGCCGCAGCACGAGCGATGCATTCGCTGGGATGATCCCGATTTGGCGATCGCCTGGCCGCTCCAGTCGTCGCCGATCCTGTCTGCAAAAGATGAAGCAGGACAGCCATTGAGAATGGCGGAGGTATACCCATGACCTCAATTTTGTTAATCGGTGCCGCAGGGCAACTGGGACAGGAATTGCAGCGAAAGTTACCCTGCATTGGAACCGTTAAAAGCCTGGATCGACGC
The Thermoleptolyngbya sichuanensis A183 DNA segment above includes these coding regions:
- the rfbC gene encoding dTDP-4-dehydrorhamnose 3,5-epimerase; the protein is MQITQAEISDVLILEPRLFGDSRGFFYESFNQKVFGDKTGVDAQFVQDNHSRSMQNVLRGLHYQIQQPQGKLVRVIQGAIFDVAVDLRRQSPTFAQWVGWEISAENRRQIWVPPGFAHGFVVLSEAAEVLYKTTDYYAPQHERCIRWDDPDLAIAWPLQSSPILSAKDEAGQPLRMAEVYP